In Palaemon carinicauda isolate YSFRI2023 chromosome 28, ASM3689809v2, whole genome shotgun sequence, a single genomic region encodes these proteins:
- the LOC137622017 gene encoding uncharacterized protein, translated as MICYLALALMVAMATAQHDMPCECAVFIDIDGQEVLVTDLPTLYVNYCDQHGPCDNHCSAEFDILTYGGDLNFVTEYGTVGQILCSLVGLPVENEFVHVYSNLCNTTWEDTGDTTFQPLCCDSDVSYYECVVETTLEPVTVSLEPSP; from the exons ATGATTTGCTATCTGGCACTTGCACTGATGGTGGCTAT GGCCACAGCACAACATGACATGCCATGTGAATGCGCAGTTTTTATCGACATTGATGGACAAGAAGTTCTCGTCACAGACCTTCCAACTTTGTATGTTAACTA CTGCGACCAACACGGGCCCTGCGATAACCACTGTTCAGCAGAATTCGACATCCTCACCTACGGGGGAGATTTGAACTTCGTGACAGAATATGGAACCGTGGGACAGATCCTCTGCAGCCTTGTGGGACTTCCCGTCGAGAACGAATTC GTGCACGTTTACTCTAACCTCTGCAACACCACCTGGGAGGACACTGGCGACACCACCTTCCAGCCCCTGTGCTGTGACTCCGACGTGAGCTACTACGAGTGCGTGGTGGAGACGACTTTGGAACCCGTCACTGTCTCTTTGGAGCCTAGCCCCTAG